A window of Mercenaria mercenaria strain notata chromosome 16, MADL_Memer_1, whole genome shotgun sequence contains these coding sequences:
- the LOC128549279 gene encoding uncharacterized protein LOC128549279 produces MKRQKRITDFLKINGITNIKFNIVSKTLAEYKHVGTRISVPEAANPNEYHKGTLGGFAFFNKEKEASSCALFSRHVALGCSSKLYVDGENGQLTELGEILEDTLQHGSYDIAAAKIHDHHVPHCDVQFKNSEGVQRPGKLYTQATSIDLQAIIFPLLS; encoded by the coding sequence ATGAAACGCCAGAAACGCATAACGGATTTCCtaaaaataaatggtattacgAATATTAAATTTAACATCGTCTCCAAGACATTAGCAGAATATAAACATGTAGGCACCAGAATAAGCGTTCCTGAGGCCGCTAACCCTAACGAATACCATAAAGGAACGCTTGGAGGATTTGCATTCTTTAATAAAGAGAAAGAAGCCTCTTCATGTGCGCTTTTCTCTCGGCACGTCGCATTAGGCTGCAGTTCAAAATTGTATGTCGATGGTGAGAATGGACAGCTGACCGAACTAGGAGAGATTTTAGAAGATACATTACAACACGGAAGCTATGACATAGCTGCTGCCAAAATACACGACCATCATGTTCCACATTGTGACGTTCAGTTCAAGAACTCAGAAGGTGTTCAACGTCCAGGGAAACTTTATACACAGGCAACCTCTATCGATCTACAGGCAATAATATTTCCATTGTTGTCATAA